TCCAGCGAGCGCCGTGTGGAACTGGTAGTGGAACAAGTTGCCTGGGAACTGCGCCAAATTCGCGATCAAGGCGGCAAAGTAGTAGTCACAGCGGGTCCAGTTGTGATTCATACGGGGGGTGGGGAACACCTGGTGCGTCTGATTCGGGAAGGATATGTACAGGCACTACTAGGAGGTAATGCGATCGCCGTCCACGACATTGAACAAAACCTGATGGGAACTTCTTTGGGCGTGGATATGAAACGGGGAATTGCTGTTCGAGGCGGACATCGCCACCATTTGAAAGTCATCAACACTATCCGTCGCTATGGCAGCATCGCTAAAGCTGTCGAGGAAGGCGTTCTTAAAAGTGGTGTAATGTACGAATGCGTTCGCAATGGTGTTCCCTTCTGCCTTGCAGGTTCTATTCGAGATGATGGTCCCCTGCCTGATACGCAGATGGATTTAATTAAAGCTCAGCAGGAATATTCTCGGCTGCTGGAAGGTGCAGATATGATTTTGATGTTGTCTTCCATGCTGCATTCAATCGGTGTGGGGAATATGACACCCGCTGGCGTGAAGATGGTTTGTGTGGATATCAACCCAGCAGTGGTAACGAAACTGAGCGATCGCGGTTCTGTAGAATCAGTGGGTGTGGTAACAGATGTAGGCTTGTTCCTTAGTCTCTTGGTACAGCAGCTGGATAAGTTAACGAGTCCTTATCGTATAGCGCAGATGGTTTAAGGAACGAACCGTTTGAAGAGGATGCGGGGACGGGGAGACGCGGCGACGCGGGGAATGGAGAAAAACTCGCCGCGTCTCCCCCTCTGGGTGTCCTCGGTTTATCAGCGGGAATTGCGAATTGAGGGTTCGGTTTTACGACTGTCGTTAGTGCAGCAATACAGATATTCTCGTAGTTAGTGAAGTTTTGTAGAACCCTACTGCAAGTTACTAGCTGTTGAAGGGGTGGATACTGGTGCAGAAATGGATTTTGCCAACCTTAAGTGAAATTTTAGCCTGGAGTGAATCGAGCTTGGCAAGCTGTCCCAGTGAACAGGTGGGGTGGACAGCGGCAACCCAAAACGATCGATGCGCGATAAATTTGCCTGTTTACTCCATGACCCATGAAAAAATGCTCAAGCGTGTCAGGGCAGAACGGGAGTGGCGTGCAGCGATCGCAGCAATGGAACAACTGCTGCTACAAAGCATTGAGTTAGAAAAGTTATCGGTGACAGATAGTTCCTTGCCTGAGCAGGGATTGCTACTAGCTGGTCCAGTGCCCGTTTTGAGTCACAAGGTCCTACTTTCCAGCTTGCAGACAGGAATTTTTACCGCCGAGTGGTTGAAATTAGAAGCCAGTAGACCATTTCAACTCCCCCCAGCAACAGCGACGTCGCTGGCAGAAAATGCTGCGATCGCATCTGAACTTGAACTCAATGCTAGCTCAGTAGTGCCCTTGATACCAGGCGATCCCTTGGTAGCAGAACAGTTTTGTCTAGTTTTGACAGCCAAGTTTAGTTTGGTGCTGGTTTTAGGAGAAGACACCAGTGGTGTCCCAGCATTTATGTTTTCCTTTGAGCCAGTAGTGGTTCAACAAGCATGGCGATCGCTTCGGGCACGGGTAATGCTCACCAGTGCCCATTTCCTTGCTTCCCAGCTAGATAACTTAGTAGAACAATATTATCCAGTCGCACCCGATTACCGAACGGTAACGCAGTTTAGCCGCTTGTTACTGAAGCATTTACCAGATGTAGAAGAGGCGAGAGGCGAGGGGCGAGAGGCGAGAGGCGAGAGGCGAGAGACGGAAGAATATTCCTCACACCTCACACATCAACCCTCATCCCGTCCAGATGTGGAATTGCTACAGGCGTTTGCTCACGAAGTCCGCACACCTCTAACGACGATTCGCACCCTCATCCGGTTACTGCTGAAGCGCCGGGATCTGGCAACAGATGTGCTCAAGCGTTTAGAAACTATTGATAGCGAGTGTATGGAGCAAATTGACCGCATGGAGTTGCTTTTCCGGGCAGCTGAACTGGAAACATCAAAGGTTAACAATTCAAGCGCTTACTTGACAGCAATGTCTTTGGAGCAGGTTTTGCAACAAAGCATTCCCCGCTGGCAGCAACGTGCAAGGCGGCGAAATTTGACTTTAGAGGTTGTGCTGCCACAACAACTGCCAACTGTAGTCAGCGATCCAAGAATGTTGGATCAAGTGCTTACAGGCTTGATTGAGAGCTTCACCCGCAGCTTACCCGCAGGAAGCCATATTGAGGTGCAAGTTATTCCAGCTGGACACCAGTTGAAGTTACAACTTTTATCCCAATTCCAGTCTGAAGACAGCAGTAAAGCGGCAGACAGTTTCCCAGTGCCACCAATCCGGAAATCCCTTGGTCAATTACTGACGTTCCAACCTGAAACAGGTAACATTAGTCTCAATCTCACAGCGACAAAGCATCTATTTCAAGCGATTGGTGGGAAACTGATTGTGCGGCAACGACCCGACCAAGGAGAAGTGTTAACCATTTTCCTACCTCTAGAGGTCAAGCATACAGACTTTCCCAGTCAACGCAAAGGAATTGTTAACCAACCTGTGGGTTAAAACTCTGCTACCAATTTTAGATTTTAGATTTTAGATTTTGGATTTTGGATTACACTGTTGCTTCCCCTGCTGCCCCTAATCCCCACTCCGTGGGGGCCCCGAGTTCCCCTGCCTCCCCTGCTCCCCCTGCTCTTCTAATTCCCTGACCCCCGACCCCTGACCCCTTCTTCAGTCAATTCAGCTGGAATTCATCAAACTTCAGCACCTCTGACTCAGGCTTGCGAGTATCAAAGCGGTAGCTGCTTACAGTACCAGTTGCCGTATCGAAAATGCTAAACACCGTGATGTCATTACTGGCAAGGTACGGCAGCGGCTTACCCTCCTTACCTAGTAGGGGTGCAATTGTCGGCATTATTGGCTCTAGTCCATTTGGATCGCCTGTTGGAATATAGTCCTGCTCATATCCAGCTGGCACTTCTCGCGGGTTGTCCCCACGATGGGCACCGTAAGAGTTGCCCACATTAGATGTTTCCAGAAAGTGCATCCCACTCGGGCTAATAAAGCGATTCCACAAATGCGAATGCCCGTAGAAAACTAGCTGCACACCCGCTGCTTCTAACAGAGGGACAACATCACGAATAATGTAATCTGCTGACTTCGGATACTCGTGACGTACTGCCTTGATTCTGCCATCCCGATCGCGGTCAATTATCTGTACCGGGTCAGTATATGCTGGAACAATGTTGCCACCTAAAGAATGGGGCGGATGATGCAACATCACAACTTTGTACTTTGCTTGCTGAAACTCTGAACTGTTGAGTTCTTGCTCCAGCCAGTTGTATTGGGGGCTGCCTTTAGCGATCGCTTCAAAGATATGTTGTCCATAGCCCCACTGCTGGGGATTGTTCAAGTCCTGCTCTCGTTCCTGATACTTGCCCCTAGCCCCTGCATCAAGGTTGGGAGTTCGCCACATATTTGTCGCGTAAAGTACCACTAAGCGCACATCGCCAAAGGTAATGGCATAGTAAGTTTTTCCACCTGGACTGTTTTTGGGTAGGGTGAAAATCTCTTCATAAGTGTCGGTATTAAAGGAATTGTCCTTCAGCCAGCGATCGCTTACTGTCTCAGTTGGATGCGGTTTTATTTGCTGGGCAACTGTACGGGGCACCGGATCATCAAATTCATCATTTAAGCTGCCACTCTTGCGACGACCCATCACTTCATGATTGCCGATCGCCGTAAACAGTGGGGCGTGTTGAATGATTTCCCCGCCCGTGTAGGCTGTCTTAACGTCATCTTTTTCCAGTTCGTACTTGGCACGACCTTGAAGACACGGAAAAAAAGCACCGCCGCGATTGTCATCAAACCACTCCGAGGCGCGATCGGGAATATTCACCAAATCCCCGACGAAGAAAACTCCATCCACTCTGCCAACAGTCTCGACCACTTTCTGGAGATTAGCAGCGGTCATAGGCTTAAGTTGATGGTCTGAAGTCAGCAGAATCTTGAGTGGAGTGTTGGGTGTCGGATTGGCAGCGAGGGTGAACTCGGCGCTGCTTACGCTTTCCTCATCTTCCCGTACACTGGTTACATGATAAGGAACACGGGTGCCAGGAGACAGCCCAGTCACCTCAGCCTCGTGCCGCCAGATGTCACGCATTATTGGTTGTTTGTAAACCTGACCGTCTTGGATCTGGTCACCGACTCTAGAATTTTGATCCTCACGACTGCGGCTAAGTTTGGTAGTCGTTGCAACCGCAATCTGATTCAGATTTTGACCATAGGTGACTTGATGGTTAGAACCAGCAAACTCGGTAAACCAAACAACCCGCACTGAGTTTTCAGTTGGCAGTTGCAGAAATGGAACACTCAGCAACTGAGGTGGGGATGTTGTCATTTGCTGCCCTGTTGATAGCACCATTAATAGGGTAAGGCAGAAGAGTACAAGCACTACAGCCGCTGTGAGTAAAGTACGACTGATCGAGCGTCTGTGCATTAATGTTCTTCATTGCTTTAATTTTTACCTGCTACTTCCTCACTATTTATTAATCTCAAAGAGATTTTTTATGATTTTAATAGCAATAAGAGCAGACAGATAACAGTTTACTTTGCCCATGGCTTATATTTCAATCATTATAACAACCAAAAATCTTGCCAAATTGATAGAAGCGATTTCTAACTGTGTAATAAATCCTTTGTTACAGCAACGTCATCTCATTGTCATATTGCTGTCACATTCCTAATTTATGATTAATTATAAGTAGACAGTCAGTCTGCTTCCTCATGCACATACTAAAACAAAACCCTCCTCAATGCCAAAAGGGGAGGGTATTTTTTATTCCCAAAGTTAGCTAAGAGCCTACACCATACTTTCTGTTTCTTGTAGTTTTGTCCGGATACTCTCTATCCTTTTGCGGTTTACTCCTAAATCAGATTTCCCCAGCCGAGAAGCTGAACGAACATGAAACACTTTTGCCTCTTCATCTAGATAAAATTCCACATCATCCACAAACCCCATAATCGCACTCGTAAATTCTGCATAGACATAATTTTGGGTTTCAGTGATGATTTTTGTTTTCGGTAAGCTTTGGATAACTTGCTTTAGGTTGGCAAGTGCCTTTTCAGGAGTAGAGCTATAAGTCAAAGGCTCTACTTGATGGACTGCATCTGAGCTTTGGCTAGAAACGCAGTTGGGTGTATTGGGACACGCTGCTAATTTACCGTCTCGAACACCCAAATTATTGGATCTCTTTCCTGCAAACAATTTCATCTCCTCCTTCATGCTACAATTATTAAAACTACTAACTTTGGCGATCGCCTGGGGAACACCACTGAGATAACGGTTCAACCCTCGCCTGCTGGATTAATTGAAACACTTCCGCTTCATTACATCCATACTTATCTGCTAATAATTGCTCAGCTTTGTTTTTAGCCTCATCCGCAGACACACCAAAGGTGATAATTTCTTCATCCAGGTTTCCTGTAATGCCATCTACTGGAATAACACAGATATATTGCGGCTCTCTTAGTTGCTGCATAATTGCTTGCCCTCTATCCCTATAATTCAAAGTGTAAATTAGTCGATTACTCCAGAGTACTAATAGATTAAGCCTTTAGTTAGATAACAATTTGTTTTTTGAGATCTTACTATTGAGGATAATGTAATAATTCGACTCTTTATTGATTGCTAGAGTTGAGAGGATTAGTTTAGATGTGTATCAACAAATGTAAGATATTTCATATTTACACGATTTAATAAAGTTAGGGATTTACCATGTATGAACTGGTTCAGGCTATCTTAAACAGTAGCGAGAAAACTGATCTGCACCAGTTGCTCAGCGAGTTACGCTCCAAAGAAAAGCAATACTTCCTGCGGAATGAAATTCTGCAAGCTTTTAGAGACTACTGCCACCAATCCCAAAAGCCAGCCTACTTTTACCACTCTTCCTCTCTAGGCGAACTAATTCACTACACCCATGAGATTATTCTAGAAGAAGAAAACACTTGGTTTCTTGTCCGCTCCAGGATTGCGAATCAAGAATTTTGGCTGTTTAAGGCAGACCTGAGTAGCTGGGAACTGATGATGCCACAGGCGTTGCTAAATGCGCGCGATCGCCTGGTTGATCGCTACCAACCCCAAATCCTAGAAATAGACCTCCGCCCCTTTTACGACCCCCTGCCCACCATCAGCGACCCCAGA
This window of the Chroococcidiopsis sp. CCMEE 29 genome carries:
- a CDS encoding fibronectin type III domain-containing protein, which translates into the protein MHRRSISRTLLTAAVVLVLFCLTLLMVLSTGQQMTTSPPQLLSVPFLQLPTENSVRVVWFTEFAGSNHQVTYGQNLNQIAVATTTKLSRSREDQNSRVGDQIQDGQVYKQPIMRDIWRHEAEVTGLSPGTRVPYHVTSVREDEESVSSAEFTLAANPTPNTPLKILLTSDHQLKPMTAANLQKVVETVGRVDGVFFVGDLVNIPDRASEWFDDNRGGAFFPCLQGRAKYELEKDDVKTAYTGGEIIQHAPLFTAIGNHEVMGRRKSGSLNDEFDDPVPRTVAQQIKPHPTETVSDRWLKDNSFNTDTYEEIFTLPKNSPGGKTYYAITFGDVRLVVLYATNMWRTPNLDAGARGKYQEREQDLNNPQQWGYGQHIFEAIAKGSPQYNWLEQELNSSEFQQAKYKVVMLHHPPHSLGGNIVPAYTDPVQIIDRDRDGRIKAVRHEYPKSADYIIRDVVPLLEAAGVQLVFYGHSHLWNRFISPSGMHFLETSNVGNSYGAHRGDNPREVPAGYEQDYIPTGDPNGLEPIMPTIAPLLGKEGKPLPYLASNDITVFSIFDTATGTVSSYRFDTRKPESEVLKFDEFQLN
- a CDS encoding HAMP domain-containing sensor histidine kinase, which codes for MTHEKMLKRVRAEREWRAAIAAMEQLLLQSIELEKLSVTDSSLPEQGLLLAGPVPVLSHKVLLSSLQTGIFTAEWLKLEASRPFQLPPATATSLAENAAIASELELNASSVVPLIPGDPLVAEQFCLVLTAKFSLVLVLGEDTSGVPAFMFSFEPVVVQQAWRSLRARVMLTSAHFLASQLDNLVEQYYPVAPDYRTVTQFSRLLLKHLPDVEEARGEGREARGERRETEEYSSHLTHQPSSRPDVELLQAFAHEVRTPLTTIRTLIRLLLKRRDLATDVLKRLETIDSECMEQIDRMELLFRAAELETSKVNNSSAYLTAMSLEQVLQQSIPRWQQRARRRNLTLEVVLPQQLPTVVSDPRMLDQVLTGLIESFTRSLPAGSHIEVQVIPAGHQLKLQLLSQFQSEDSSKAADSFPVPPIRKSLGQLLTFQPETGNISLNLTATKHLFQAIGGKLIVRQRPDQGEVLTIFLPLEVKHTDFPSQRKGIVNQPVG
- a CDS encoding DUF1499 domain-containing protein, whose product is MKLFAGKRSNNLGVRDGKLAACPNTPNCVSSQSSDAVHQVEPLTYSSTPEKALANLKQVIQSLPKTKIITETQNYVYAEFTSAIMGFVDDVEFYLDEEAKVFHVRSASRLGKSDLGVNRKRIESIRTKLQETESMV